GGATTTCTTTAACGCGTTACCTATCGCTGTTAAAGTTGCATCAGCTTCTTCAAGGGAAGGCCATTCATTTTTGAGCCTATAAATCCGCTTCAATTCAATAATCCTGTTCCGTTCTTGCTGGTTGTATTTAGTAGGTGCAGGGATTTTCTGCGCTCTAATTGCCACAACCTCTTTAAATTTCGTATTATCAGATAAGCTATCTAATAATGCCAAAAACTTCTGCCAATGCAGTTTGCCTTGCATTTCAAAAAGGTCAATCTTGTAATCTTGGAGGAACGAAGCATAAATAAAGGCAGCATCTTGTTCAAAATCAAAATAGCTTTTTCCACCGTTTTCAGGTTTCTTAGGAAATAGGATTTCGTCAAAAGAAAGCCTATCAATTGGCTTATCTCGAAAATAGAGAGTTCCAATTCATAGGCATTTTTCACAAGCATTTCAAATAGAATATCAAGCTTTTCTATTTCATCAAACGTTTCATCAGATAGGAGTTCAGAAACCCGTAGAACATTATCAAAGGCAAGATTTAGCTTAATTATTTGGCCTTGAAATTCTGTTTCATCTATAAATCTTTCCGTAAGTTTCATAAGCTTTATTTCCCTGTGTAATAGGCTTTTTCTCTCTTTTAAAGGCCTGCATTCTCTTTCCGACTACTTCCATCAGCTGCATGATAATATCAGCCATAACAAGCAATGAATTCCCAGTATCTTTATAGACCTTTTCAAAGGATCCTTCACCCAAAAGAAGTTCCACAACGCTAAACATAATTTCGTAATTCTCTTTTTCCGCTGACTTTTGTTCTTTATCCGTCATTTTGGAATAATCCCTTTCGCTCATTTTCACGGATTCTTTACGGAACTTTCTAAAGACCTTGTCATATTCCCTCAATTTCGCATCATTGAGATACATTCTATAAATCTTGTCTGCAATCTTAACTTCTTCATAAGTTTTTTGAACATCAATTTTGATTGCCATTGTTTTGCTCCCCTTTGTCAGGTAGGTTTGATTAATTAAGCACCTGTTGTTGGTGGCGTGTAAGTTGGTTTTCCATTGAAATGCACCTCAAAGCTGAATGTACTTTTTTCATTAGCAGCTCCTGAACCTGCAACTATATTTGCAATAGTTGCCCAACCTTCAAATGATCCCCCGTCAGGTTCAGTCCAACGGAAATTAGTTTTTCGTGCTTCCCCATTTCAATTTGAAGGCCAGCAATAAAATCTTGAGCAGCATCACCATATTTTCTGTGGCCCTCAAAGGCAATTACTAATTGTGCACTTGTTACATCAGAAGAACCGAACCCATCACCATCAAAATAAGGAGTTTGATCAATTTCCTCATTCCATTGTGGATCGAATGTGTTGATACCAGCTGCAACCCGCTCATAAGTTGAAGCAGTTGCGCTTATATCCTGTGCTGTATCAATTTCAAATTTGTGTGCTGAATTGAGTTCAAAACCCGCCATTCATAATCCCCCTAATTTTTAGTTATAGTGGCATTAAATAATGCTGAATAGATATAACTGCCCCGGCTGTCTTTCTCAACCAAAATAGGCATTGTATAAATCTCTGACTTAATAAATTGATAGGATCCTTCAGCAGAAGTAACCGCATTCGGTCCCAATTCATCAAGGTAAATGGTTAATTGATTCATAGTATCGATGGCTTGGCCTTGATTTTGATGTTTAACAAGGATTTGAAAGGCTATGATCCAATCCCTTGAATCGTCCAAATATCGCTCCAAAGGTGCAGCTGGCGTTCTTCTGATTGTGATAGCATTTAAATCCTCTGGCAGAACATCAACTGACAGAGAGTCAAATAAAGAAAAGTTTTCTTCCAAGTGATTTGCCATGTCATCAATAAAATCTGAAGGCATTGGGAAAAATCATCCCTTTCTTACAAGTGCCGATTAATGGCCTGTTGTGTCATGCGCACCCAATCACTAAGGAACCTGGCTTTTGCAGCTTCAAACCATAGCCCTTGTGCATTTGGGTTTGCATCTTTGGAGAAGTTATATTGCGGGTTGTAATAAAGCTTTCTGGCATATGGTTGATCCCAAATAATCTTTCCATTTCCGATTTGTGAAGCCCGAATCCCTGAACGTTCAAGTTCCCCGGTATCTTTGGGAATGAAATAGTTTGAACCCTTCAAAACTTCCTGATCCAGCTGTGTCTGTCCAGCATCTACCGCTTCTTCAACCCGTTGTTGGATATTCCCCAATTCCAAATTCACGCTGAAACTGATCATATTAACTCCACCTCATAATGATGAAGGGTGTCGGTATACAGAGGATTAACCCGCTGAACTTGCATCGGTACGCCCTGGAATGTCACCTTTGATTTTTCCTTGAATTCAAATATGCCAGAGGAACTTGAATTATTTTGGTCAAAGAATAATAGGGCTTTTACACTTTTGCTTTCTGTATCTCCTGCCCGGCTAAAGCTTTTTCAAAGTTGATCCTGATGTTTTTTAGGGTGACGGCAGGCAAATAAGTTTCACCATACCGCCCATTCTCTTCAAACTGTTCATAAGTAGCTTCATGGATTAATAGATTCCGGGGAATCGGCCTTATTCTTAGCATCTAACCTCAACTCCCATGTACAGCAATCCCGTTGGCCTTAAAAAACTGCGGGCCATTTCAGAAACTACTTTCACACCGGATCCTTTGGTATAACTAAAGCCCCCTACACTAACTGAAGAAGGGGAACCGCCATGAACTGACAATTCCCCACCTTCTGAATACATAAATTCAATTTGGGCTGCAACCGCCTTTTTAACATTGTTTCTAATTAGTTCTGGCTTATGTGAAAGGTCTACTCTGACTAACCGATAATTTGTTATCATATCAACGACATCTGAAGCCCTTTCTTCAAGCATTGTGAAGGTTTCAGCATCCATGGGAGTACCTTTGTACACATCATTATAAAAAGCCTGATCAATATAAGGCATGACTACTCATCCTTCTTACCTTCAGGCTTTTTAGCTTGACCTTGGTTCTTCTTTTTAGGCTCTTTAGATTCCTCAACTGTATAACCTTTATTCTTAAACCACTCGACCAACCATTTATTATCGGTTTCAGCCTCTCCATTAACAAATTGAAGGGATGCGCTATTCCCATTGTAATTAGGGTTAGGGCTTTTAATTTTAACCATATAAAAAGCTCCCTTCTTTATTGAACTTTAATATTTCGGAGAACACCGGCTTTTCGGGTAGCTTTAAGGGCTACAGCAGCCACCATTTCAACCTCGCCTGTCTTAACCGCTCCTGGAGAGTTGAAATCAGGCAAGAAAGTACGAATTACTTTATTACCGGTAGGTGATACACCATGAAATCCATCCATTCCAAGGGAAACAGCATAAAGATCTGTTAATCCTGTTTGCTCGGTACCAACCGTACGATTAATGATTGGAACAACTGGAATTGTTGAAGTACCGTCATAGAAATACTCAAGATCAACCAGTGGGATTCCATCATACCCTGTTACTGTGCGTCCAAAGCCATCCTCAGATTTTGTAGCATAACCAGCCCGGCGGGCAACCGATTTGATTTTGGTGATTAATTTACTGTTCCCCATCAGCATCGTTGGCCGGCCATCTAGTTCCGCTAAGAAATTATCGATTTCATCCAACAAAGCAAACTTCTTACTTTCTAATCCTGCTTCATCTGAGATATCAATTACAGAATCAGTGTTTAATTCTGTATTAGAACCAGTAAGCGCCTTGTCTAACCCATCAAACGCTTTGGAATCGACAGCTGAATCTCCATTAATTACAGTGTAATGAAACAGATTGGCAGCACCTTTAATCTTTTGCTGCATTTGAAAATTCATTTCGTTGATTTGACCACTAGTATCTTGAATTACACGGTCAATTTTAAACGCTCCACCAAATATTTTAAGATTCACATATTGGTTTTCGCGGTCTGCTTCATTTGCTGTGTATTCGCTATTAATTTCACGGAAACCAGCAGTTGAAGGAGTTTTTAAACGGGTGTAACCGTATGTTAAAGTTGATCCACCTGTACCAGGTGAAACAGCATTATCGAATGTTAGCTGATCTAATAGGAAGGAAGCACGACGAAATTCATCGATAACCTGCTGGTCAATATGGTCTGCCATTCCAACCTTTGCTTGCTCTAAAGTAATTGGCATGAGCAATCATCTCCTAATCTTAATTATTGGTTGTTGAAAACCTTTGATTTAGTGCATCTAAAAGAGTGCTAGGCTCACCACCTGAAGTGGTTTGGTGTTGTCCTTGAGAGAATGTTGGCTTACTTACCTGCTGCTCTGTTTCAAATAAATAAGCATCGCTTTTCTGCAATGCTTTCAACTGATCTTCCAAGCCAAGGAGCTTATCTCCATCAAGCTTGATAGAATCCTTATTTAAAAGAGCTTCAACTGCTTTAGGGTTCTTGGCCTTTGCACCCGTTAATGCCGTTTTAAGGGCAAAATTAAAAGCCTGATCTTGGATCTTGGCTTCATAGTCTTGAACAGTCTTTTTATTTAAGTCGGTAAGTTCTTGAATCTTGGCTGTTAATTCCTCATTGCCTGTAGCTTTGGCTTTAAGATCTTCAAGCTGAGAGTCGCGATCTTTTAGCTGTTTTTTAAGATCCTTTGCGTTATCAAGGGCATCATCAAACTTGCTTTTCGGGATCCAATTTCCATCAGAAACAATCGCAATCTTATTATCTCCCACTTTTTCCATGACTTGCTTATAAAGTTCTTCACCAAGTAATTCTTTTAAATCCATCTATATTAATCTCCTTTTTAATGTTTTTTAACGTGTCACACCTCACGCAAAAGGTTCCGTTTCTTTATGGCGTCTAACCTTTAAAAAGACGCACTACTATTAATAAGCCTTTTCTCGCTCATACCGCCTTGTTCGGCCAGTATCGTCAATAAAATCTCTCATGTTAGCTTGTCGCTGCCGTACTTTCTTTTAGCAGCATCAATGGCTTCAGATTCACCCAGGGCTTCAGCAACGGCTAATTGTCTTTTAGCTTTCCTGATTTCCCTTTCTAAGTGCCTCTGTTTCTGGCTTTCCTCGTAGGCCTTCCTGTTTTCTGCAGCTGGGTAAGGCCTATAGACACGCTTTGAAAAACCTTCAATAAAGGGATAAAAAACATGCTGGCAATTAATCCCCCTAAGTCCATCGGGTTCGCCATAGCTAGTAGATGAAAGAGGAGGGTATTTATTACTGCTCCCTGATCTTGAAAAGATTTTCCCCTGGTACTTTGCACATTTTGGCCTTGCTCCTATATGGGAACTGACTTCAACCAAATCTGCGCCGTATTCTTCCATTCGAGCAAATTGCATTTCATTGGCAACACTGTTTGACATTGACCTTGTAACCATAGATACATAGGCTTCCGTTGACATTTTGGCCCCATCTTTTCGAATAAGAGCAGGAACTCCGTGTTCTGCCCATCTTGCAGCTGTCTCTGCCAGCGCTTGTCTTGGTGTTTTTGTGCCGGCCAAGACCTTTCCTGTTGTTTCATTCAAGATATTTAAATATATTTGCTGAGACTGATTTAACATAGTTGTATTGATCAGGTTGAAAGATTCCCTTGCTTGCCTTTGAAAAGACACTAATACCGCTTCAAGAACAGGGCTTTCTTTAGGTAAAGGAGGTTGCAGCAAGATTCCTTGAGCAACAGCTTCTATCAGTTCCATTTCTGAATCAGTGACAGCCTCATATCCAGCTTCCTCAAGCATAGCTGTTACAGTTTCTACCGAAAGTTCCGCGTATTTTGCTATGGTTATAATATTTTGCTGTGTTAATTTTCCTAATTGTCCAAGCTTCTCGGTTTGCCACCTTTCTACATCTTCTTCCAGCAGGCTTTTTCCTTGTTTCAGGATCTTGGCTATGTTTAAAAGGATTTCTTCCTCAATAGATAGAAAGACTTCGATAACAGGCATTGTTAATTGCTGCTGCCTTAGTGGTTCCATTAGGTCCCACCCTGGTCTTGTCTATCTTTGTTAAGACCAAAGAAATCAATTGCTTCAGCCGTTGCTGTTTCATTTTCTTCTGCAATTTCCTTCAGTAATTGCTCAGCTTCTTCTTCTGAAAAACCATGGATCTTCATAATCGCCTTTTTCTTAGAAGTCAGTTGATTGGTAACCAGCTGAACCTGCTTTGCAATCTCTGCGTTTTGGTCTTCTGCTATAGAATCATCAAAAGCAACTGTGACTTCATATTCTCCTTCTGGCCGAGAAAATAACTGATATAGCTCAGCGACCTGAATGATACATTCGACTAGTTCCTGAATGCCTGCTTCAATGAGGTTTTCATGACTTTGCTTCGTACGGAAAGTCTTAGAGTTTTCCGAAACAACCTCTGTTGCTGTCTTAACTCCCTGGCCATCAAAAGTGAATGCACCTGAAGAGAAGCCTATTTGCATTGCCAAGACATTGAGCAAGGAATTGATAGCTGAAATATGTTCCTCTACTCGAAGTGTTGCTGAAATGTCTGCTATTTTATTGGCATCCATATCGCCAAGAGCCATTGCCTGGTAAACTTCATCTTCGGCATCAAAATAACGGTGCATCTGACCAGTTAGTGGGTCAATAACGGTTTGAATAGCTGTATCCGGTACTAAGATCCTCTTTTTCCCAAGCTTGAATTCCCGTTGATAGGAGTCAAAAGCGATATCCAAGGAGTGCAGCGTATCAAGTGCATTAGCGAAAATCGAAATACCTAATGGACTTGTAGTATCCAAGTTATTGGCTATGTTTGGCTTAAAGTAGACAAAACCCGGTCGCTTGTAATTGGATATCCTAATCTCCTCTTCAAGATTCGGGAAAAATTGCTTCAGTGGAACCTTAACCCCTAATTCCTCACCTGGATTATTTTCATAGACTTCATTCCGGATTAGATAGGTCTCCCCATCCCACAGGTGCCATTCCAGGTGAGTGTATTTCTTTCCTTTCTTAGAGAATTCATTTATGAAAACAGCCTCTCGAATGGTGTTATGGTCCCAGCTAATCGGGATAAAACAATCAGCTGTTACATAGGAGAGCTTTAATTTTCCATCCTCTACATAAGGCTTGATCACCATGCCACCCATAGCAAACTGGTATTCTAAGTAATCCTGAAATTTCTTAACGAAATTATTATTCTTAAAGACATCATGAATGTTCTCAGACAAAGTCTTGTCTGAAATATTTATCTCGCAGCGCTCATTAAAGATTAATGTGGCTAGCTCCTGTGAAACCACCTTTGGCATGTTCAAGGAAGCCATACGGCGTTTTTTCTGCCCAGAAATCGTTGTATATTTGATATCATGCCATTCGCTAAAATACCCTTTATAGAGAGCTTTCCAATTCCCAATATCTTTGTAGAAATCCTCATTAATCTGGATATCCTTGTGATCAGCCAGCTTCTGAATACCTTTAATTAATCCCATTCTGTACATCACCTGCCTTATGCGGGCCAGCATGTTTTTAAACATCGGTTGTCACCGCCTTAATATTTCAATCCAAGCTTCCTCAAATTATCCTGAACATAATATTGGAATGCATCGCAGGTATGATCATCAATCTTTATAACCTTCGGATCATCGCTCTGTAAGGTATCAGCATCCCATTGGTATTTTTTATGTTCAGTCAGGAAAATCTCATTGGCTGCTGTTTTAAGCACAAAAAAACGCCCCTGAGCTAATAAGTCCTGGACGTTGTCGATCATATCTATTTTCTTTTTCTTAACTACCGGATGAAGACGTATTCCATAATCTTTAAAGAATTGGTTCCGCAAAGCTCCATCTGCAGAATCGATGGTTTGCTGATCAAAGTGCCGATGATAGGTTTGCTGGATTTTATCCATCCATTCTCTTAAATCCTTTGACAGCTCGCTCGGAGCCTTTTTTACGACTTTATTTTCCGGGCTATAGTAAAAGGTATCAAGTAGAATTACATTCCGTTTTTTCGTAAATCCGAAGGCCAAGAATGTGGTCGCAGAAACTTGGTGCCCTGTATCAATGGCAATATCGATAAGAACAATATCGTCATCTTTCGGCAGCTCATCGATCTCTTTAAAATGAGCCATATTGTACACCATGTCACCAAGACCAATAACCTCACCGGCATACATCCAACGCCAGTAATCCTCATCATTCTCTTTGTACTTCTCAATCTTCCGGATCATCTGCTCGGATAAAAACCCTTTTTTATCATCAAGGTACGTTGAATGATGAATGAAATAATCATCATCCCTGGCCTTAGTTTCTAACCACTCATTAATCCAACTATAAGGATTTCTGGGAGGGTTGTATGAGAAATATACCTTAACCTCTTTGCCTTCAATCTCCTGCCGGATAAAGGTATCTTCTACAATATCAATATCTTCCACACCTGCAAATTCAGCAGCTTCCTCAAACCAGAGGGCCATGACATACCCTTTTGCTATTTTGGCCGACTTAATCTTCATTGGATCGTCAACGCCATAAAAATAAAAGGCTGTATTGGTGGCCTTATGACGAATTATGAGGGGAGACTTTCCGAAATAGAACTCATCCTCAACACCAAGCATGTAAATGGCCCATTTAATCTGCTCATAAATAGAGGTAGAAAGATATTTTCCTACTTTCCTTAAACAAACGACATTGCCCTGGTCATCTTCCAAAAAATCAACCACAAGCTTAAGACTAATCACTGAGGATTTCATTGAGGAACGGCCGCCTTTTGCGACTATATGAGACTGTTCAGCAAGCCAGAGGGAATAGAAATTGACGTTCATTAGATCCATGACATTAATTGTGTTGACTGTCATTTTCTAACGCCTTCCTCATTGCTTCTTTGTCATTAACAATAACGACCTTGCTGGCATCTCCACCCTCTTGTTTGATTTCAGCTTTAGTTTTCTCAATATTAGCCCTCATAAGTTCAAGTTTCATCCTGCGCTCATCATGAATGTGTGCCATCTCATCAAATTGCTTAATAAGGGAACGCAGCTCACCCATAGCCCTGGACTGAGCATTTAAAAAGTTAGCATGCTTATCCCAAGCGAATTGATATTCCCATTCTCTTTCCTCGCCAAAATTTGAGTCCTTTTTCTTTTTTAAGACCTTAGTTATATCGTCTTTGTTTTCAACAAACATGATTTTCTGTGCACGAATAATAGCAGCATATTGAATCTGTATTTGATCCCAGATTAAATCAGCTGGGGAATGCTCCTGCAAATGGTTCATGATTTCTAATGATTCATCTGGAAGGAACTTAGAAAACAATCCATGAGTAACTGCATTTGAGTTTCCTTTTGGTGCAGCTCCTCCTCTGTTGCCTTTTGCATTGATATTTCCTTTTGGAGCACCTCGCTTTTTTGTGTGCACACCTTTTTCTTTTGGTGCACCCCTTTCACGTTTCCAGCCATATCTCTTTTTCCACGACTTGACAGTATTCAGTGACACCTGATATTTCTCAGCAATGTCTTTGTACTTCATGCCTTTGACGTAATCTTTTTCAGCAAAAACATATTTCTCAGCCATGCTACATCACCTGCCACCTCCAAGTATTTAAGTTTGTTTGGGAGCAAAAGAAAAAGCACCCATAAGGATGCCCTCATCATATTAGTTTTCTTCATTAATTTGAAACGACATTACTTTCTCCATATTGTAATAAATATCTGTATCCTCATCTTTAACCCATTTATTTTTCTGCAAATAAGAAAGTGCATCCGCCATAACATTACACTTTACCTTGATGAAAATTCTACTTTCTCTATCATAATTAAGCTGCACACTAAAAATCTTCATAGTAATCACCCCTTATCAAAATAATACGACAAAAGGATATATTTCCCTGCAACTTTTTTACCATAAGCTAATTAATAATAAATAAAGGAAACAGCCAGTTAACCGCCTCCCCGTCCTGCCTTCAAGTTTAGCAAGCAGATTTATGTTTTAGCAATTTCGTATCATTTGTACCGTTTGTAACATTTGGAACATATTCACTCATTTTCTTTACTATTGAATCTTTAATGCGTCCAATGTGAGAGTGAGATAAACCCATATGCATAGCAATCCACCGGTAGCTTTTACCCTCAAGTAACCAATGAAGAACCTCAATTTCTTTATTATCCGTAATAAGATGCATACAATCCTGAATAACAGAAATCTTAGCCTCGTACTTTTTTATAACAGAATATCTCCTTTCTCTGCGGGCAATCTCTTTATAAACAGGATCACTTGTGGTGCCTTTTGCCTTCGGCATTCCAGCTGCGACTCCATATTGACCCACTAGCCCTTCTCCTGCATCTTTGATCGAGTCCCTGAGTACTTTTATTGAGTTCATCATCCAATGATAATCCTTAAGAATGGATTCAATTTGTTTGCTGGCAGCTTCTTTCATTGAAAACACTCCTTTTCAAAATAAAAAAGGACACCAAACGACGCTAAATATACGTCATTGGGTGTCCTCCAGATGGCTGGTAAAACGTAATTTCCATTTTAGAATAGTTGATGGATTTAGTAATAATTTATTTAACTTTTATATATTGATAAACCAGGAAAATCACTATAATCATTTATAGGTAATTCACTGATTAAGCCATGATTATACAACAACTTTTCTTTAAAATATTGTGAGCTAATTAGATCACAGAACCTATCCACCCCAGATTGTTCACTTGCTAATAGACCTCCGATTAATAATTTTCCAAGCTCTTTTAGCTCCGGAGACAGTTTCTTTTCATGTATGGTTTTTGTAGCATACATATTAATAAAACTAGCTAAAAGATCAGCAGCTTGGATTAACGGTGAATCCTTTGAATCAGAAAAGCTGATGCTCCGTAGTGACTTTAAAGAAGACAATAAAACCTGTCCATTCTCTAAAACAAATTCAATATCTTCCTTCTTCTTTCTACTATACCAACTAAATGCTTCGGGATATGCCAATTCAAATTGTTTAGTATTGTCGTGAAACATCTTCACATTTTTAATCCCTACATTAGATGTGAATTTTTCAATTAACTGTATAAAAGCTGTAAATACAGGAAGATTTAAACTCCTCATTGCTTTTTGAGGCATATAATCTATCATTGAGAATTCTTCTTTAAAAATATCCTCCATGTAATCATATGCACCTGTAAATATATCTGCTAATTCTTTGAAACCATTTATTAATAAATTATTTATTACAATATCAAGTGATTTTGAAAAGTTTTCTAATGAAGGATTTTTGTATGCACTTCCAAATTCTCTTAATCCTTCTTCGCAAAAATTATATATTAAATCTGCTATTTTTTTCCTCTCTTTGTTCATCCATGTATGTGATTTTGGAACAAGAGGATTATGGATAGGATCTAAATATGTTTCTACTATTTTAGCAGCTAAGCAATATTTTTTTCAGCAATTATAAAAAAAGGACTACAATATTCTCCTAATTCTTTAAATAGATTATTAGCATTATGTTGACCTATGTTACCTTTTAGGATTTCCACCCCCTTTAGTTCATCCTTGTTTGGGTAATGTTTACCTTTAAAAAAAGTTACCCTATTTTTAGCTCTATAACTTAAATTCCTCTCAACAATCCATCCAACCAATACATAAAACGGTTGCTGCTCATCCAAAAAATTCCCACCACTATTACCAGATTCATCACAATATAAATTAAAGTTGGCCACTAAAACTCTTCCCCTTCATCAAACTTTACCCTTTTTACTTTACCCTGATGTGTGATAATCTTGGTTTCACCATATAGAGGTAGTTCTGTTAACCTGGCTTTACCATCACACACCACAACCACAAAGCTTCCTTTTTGTTCCATTATATCGATTTCCAGTCTGTTTGTCCTAGGATTTATTTGAATCGTTTTTAACCTGCCAGCTTCTTTCATTAGAACCCCTCCCATGTTATAATTTGATGTAGGTATGTCAGGAGAAGTCCTGGCTTTTTTTGTGTTTACAAATCATTTTTTATTTTTTTCAGGTATCCTGGAATGATTGATCTATTTCCACAGTTACAGCAATAAACCCCGTCAACCCCTTTGATAAAGTAAGTTTCCATAATGTATGGTGGGATTGGCCGAGGAATGCCACATTTAGAGCAAAACAATAAATAGCTTGTTTTTTCTCGTTCATAACCCTTCCCCCTTATATATAGTACTAAGTGAAATTCTTATTAATATAGTTCGGGAAGTCCTTAGCTTTTCCTGTTTGAAAGACCGTAAATCAAAACATCTATTTACCGCATTGTCATTGTCGTTTACAGACAAGTTTTGTCGAAGTGATTTTTTATTTCTCCTTAATCTGCAATAATGGCTCTATGACTTTTATTGGGTAAAGGAGCAAATTAATGTGTAGCACGTGTCATGAGCTAAAAAAAGGATCCAATTCCTTAGAAGAGTCCTAATAAGTATAGGGCTAAATAAAGGGTTAAAGCATCCTGCGACTATAAAAAATAGTCAGATGCTGGACGAGCTGATTTTTAGATATCAATCCAAATGTAAGTAGTAATATCTACAGAATCTCTTTTAAACTTTTAATAATTCACAGTATTATCCCCCATTTTGGGGATTTTTTTATTTTCAACACCACTTATGATTCACATCTTGGTTCAAATTAATATTTAAATTTCAGAAAGTGGGCAAGAATAGAAAGAACTTAAATTTTAACTAGATGGAGAAAAAAATGGTATACTTCTTTACTATTACTTCGCTTGTAGTCAATTTAATTTTGATATTAATCATCCCATTAAAATTAACGCGTCAAGAACTTTACACAACCTGGCTTGCTGTTACGTTAAATGTATTATTCGCAGACCTTTTCTTAGCTGATGTACTTGACTTATATGATTTAATGGATCCTGGTCCTCAAATATATGACCTGTTGGTTCAAACAACCATACCAGCAACATTCGGTATTCTTTATTTAAATTTCATGCCTAAGTCTAAGAAGAAATTTATATTCTACCTCATTTTTTGGGTTGCCTTTTCGGTATTTTACGAAGTTTTATCCAGTTACTTTGGCTACGTAGTGTACAAAGGTTGGAAGGTATGGTGTTCAGCAATTTATTATTGCCTTGCCTGTCTATATATGCGTTGGCATTATTTCTTTATAAGAAAAGAAATAAATGTATAGAAAATGAATATAATTACTCGAAAAAATTGAATACATTAAAAGAAGTTGGTAATGATAATTTACAGAGTAAGGTCAGGTTCGTTCGTTCCTTCTTTCAAACCTCAATGGCTTTAGAACTTAGACCTTACTCGCACTAATTTTTATATAAGGTCATATACTACAAAGCATGAATCGCTCACTTACCGCAGAGATGCGGTTTTTTTAATGGAATAAAATATTTTCATGCTATCTGCACGAGCAGGGCCAATCCTCCA
This window of the Cytobacillus pseudoceanisediminis genome carries:
- a CDS encoding PBSX family phage terminase large subunit; translation: MTVNTINVMDLMNVNFYSLWLAEQSHIVAKGGRSSMKSSVISLKLVVDFLEDDQGNVVCLRKVGKYLSTSIYEQIKWAIYMLGVEDEFYFGKSPLIIRHKATNTAFYFYGVDDPMKIKSAKIAKGYVMALWFEEAAEFAGVEDIDIVEDTFIRQEIEGKEVKVYFSYNPPRNPYSWINEWLETKARDDDYFIHHSTYLDDKKGFLSEQMIRKIEKYKENDEDYWRWMYAGEVIGLGDMVYNMAHFKEIDELPKDDDIVLIDIAIDTGHQVSATTFLAFGFTKKRNVILLDTFYYSPENKVVKKAPSELSKDLREWMDKIQQTYHRHFDQQTIDSADGALRNQFFKDYGIRLHPVVKKKKIDMIDNVQDLLAQGRFFVLKTAANEIFLTEHKKYQWDADTLQSDDPKVIKIDDHTCDAFQYYVQDNLRKLGLKY
- the terS gene encoding phage terminase small subunit, which encodes MAEKYVFAEKDYVKGMKYKDIAEKYQVSLNTVKSWKKRYGWKRERGAPKEKGVHTKKRGAPKGNINAKGNRGGAAPKGNSNAVTHGLFSKFLPDESLEIMNHLQEHSPADLIWDQIQIQYAAIIRAQKIMFVENKDDITKVLKKKKDSNFGEEREWEYQFAWDKHANFLNAQSRAMGELRSLIKQFDEMAHIHDERRMKLELMRANIEKTKAEIKQEGGDASKVVIVNDKEAMRKALENDSQHN
- a CDS encoding helix-turn-helix transcriptional regulator, which produces MKEAASKQIESILKDYHWMMNSIKVLRDSIKDAGEGLVGQYGVAAGMPKAKGTTSDPVYKEIARRERRYSVIKKYEAKISVIQDCMHLITDNKEIEVLHWLLEGKSYRWIAMHMGLSHSHIGRIKDSIVKKMSEYVPNVTNGTNDTKLLKHKSAC
- a CDS encoding DUF3800 domain-containing protein codes for the protein MNKERKKIADLIYNFCEEGLREFGSAYKNPSLENFSKSLDIVINNLLINGFKELADIFTGAYDYMEDIFKEEFSMIDYMPQKAMRSLNLPVFTAFIQLIEKFTSNVGIKNVKMFHDNTKQFELAYPEAFSWYSRKKKEDIEFVLENGQVLLSSLKSLRSISFSDSKDSPLIQAADLLASFINMYATKTIHEKKLSPELKELGKLLIGGLLASEQSGVDRFCDLISSQYFKEKLLYNHGLISELPINDYSDFPGLSIYKS
- a CDS encoding DUF3800 domain-containing protein, which gives rise to MANFNLYCDESGNSGGNFLDEQQPFYVLVGWIVERNLSYRAKNRVTFFKGKHYPNKDELKGVEILKGNIGQHNANNLFKELGEYCSPFFIIAEKNIA
- a CDS encoding XtrA/YqaO family protein gives rise to the protein MKEAGRLKTIQINPRTNRLEIDIMEQKGSFVVVVCDGKARLTELPLYGETKIITHQGKVKRVKFDEGEEF
- a CDS encoding aspartyl-phosphate phosphatase Spo0E family protein; translated protein: MGLNKGLKHPATIKNSQMLDELIFRYQSKCK